A region of Longimicrobium sp. DNA encodes the following proteins:
- a CDS encoding S8 family peptidase, which produces MIDQAPDRPWAPERSRQALRGRVLVRVAPGEAPERVPHRADVAAGLAVAPLSFDGGHLDRAVKRFSPALRVVRAFAPAARIGNPGAREHRWSDLEHETGLARMFRIDVDPEADLVALIDHVGGLSVIESVSPVYLAVTPFRISVERYGAPRPVPKDPWYAHRMIHAAEALAMEPGDSALILAVVDSGIDLHHPELEGALRPGFDTVDLPDDQVPRTMRLVGDFSRPDKSPQDEVGHGTACAGIIAAKGERLPKGIGGAVRVMPARALAGAQMVGRETKTAMGSLMDIDLAVKMAVDLGARVLNLSFGTPESSLRERDPRPHKEIVDYARRRGCILVAASGNSGSTARYYPACLDGVIAVGAVGPDQHPTDFTTRGDHVDLCAPGESIPSTAVGGYQLNTGTSFASPLVAGVAALVAARSARYSEPIGGEEVRELLKRTARPFPRGADAAGCGAGILDARAAVEALERDLSAGDGEGHAARPAPVREPSPAARSP; this is translated from the coding sequence ATGATTGACCAGGCACCGGACCGCCCCTGGGCTCCCGAGCGGAGCCGGCAGGCGCTGCGCGGCCGAGTCCTGGTCCGCGTGGCCCCGGGCGAGGCCCCCGAGCGCGTCCCCCACCGCGCCGACGTGGCCGCGGGGCTCGCGGTCGCCCCGCTCTCGTTCGACGGCGGGCACCTGGACCGCGCGGTGAAGCGCTTCTCCCCCGCGCTCCGCGTGGTCCGCGCCTTCGCGCCGGCCGCGCGCATCGGCAACCCCGGCGCGCGCGAGCACCGCTGGAGCGACCTGGAGCACGAGACCGGCCTCGCGCGGATGTTCCGCATCGACGTCGATCCCGAGGCGGACCTGGTCGCGCTGATCGACCACGTGGGGGGCCTGAGCGTGATCGAGTCCGTCAGCCCCGTCTACCTCGCCGTCACCCCGTTCCGCATTTCGGTGGAGCGATACGGCGCCCCGCGGCCGGTGCCCAAGGATCCGTGGTACGCGCACCGGATGATCCACGCCGCCGAGGCGCTGGCGATGGAGCCGGGCGACAGCGCGCTCATCCTGGCCGTCGTGGACAGCGGGATCGATCTCCATCACCCCGAGCTGGAAGGCGCGCTGCGGCCGGGGTTCGACACCGTGGATCTCCCCGACGACCAGGTGCCGCGGACGATGCGGCTGGTGGGCGACTTCTCGCGCCCCGACAAGTCGCCCCAGGACGAGGTGGGGCACGGCACCGCCTGCGCCGGGATCATCGCCGCGAAGGGCGAGCGGCTGCCGAAGGGGATCGGCGGGGCGGTGCGGGTGATGCCCGCGCGCGCGCTGGCCGGGGCGCAGATGGTGGGGCGGGAGACGAAGACGGCGATGGGAAGCCTGATGGACATCGACCTGGCCGTGAAGATGGCGGTCGATCTGGGCGCCCGCGTGCTGAACCTCTCCTTCGGCACCCCCGAGAGCTCGCTGCGCGAGCGCGACCCCCGTCCCCACAAGGAGATCGTCGATTATGCCAGACGGCGGGGATGCATCCTGGTCGCCGCCTCGGGCAACAGCGGGAGCACCGCGCGCTACTACCCGGCGTGCCTGGACGGCGTCATCGCCGTGGGCGCGGTCGGCCCCGATCAGCATCCGACCGACTTCACCACCCGCGGCGACCACGTGGACCTGTGCGCCCCGGGGGAGAGCATCCCGTCGACGGCCGTCGGCGGATACCAGCTGAACACCGGGACGTCGTTCGCCTCGCCGCTGGTGGCGGGGGTGGCGGCGCTGGTGGCCGCGCGGTCGGCGCGCTACAGCGAGCCGATCGGCGGCGAGGAAGTGCGCGAGCTGCTGAAGCGCACCGCCCGCCCCTTCCCCCGCGGCGCCGACGCCGCCGGGTGCGGGGCGGGGATCCTGGACGCCCGCGCGGCCGTGGAGGCGCTGGAGCGCGACCTGTCGGCCGGCGACGGCGAAGGGCACGCCGCCCGCCCCGCGCCGGTGCGCGAGCCCTCCCCGGCGGCGCGCTCGCCGTAG
- a CDS encoding IPT/TIG domain-containing protein: MNGQAPRGGRAFPVEEFVQALSAQLDRAQDGLALKARTGRPLTFAIKDLSIDLRVFWESDAAGRVLVRHAGPNEEGASTVHLNFTTITKEMVEENTFSLGMDEDPRGLQDLPGEQGFSEQDRRRLEMIGVRTVGQLRRLSSETDSKTVETFAGVPMMRLQAALLQAARPSVTGVEPVRRNGKQLLRVRGANLDSDEALEVRLSGEAVEVLESTPTSLLVRPMSHHREGRVEVSVGGAMATGFYDLPADFRAPAELRDPGAAIRHAGETLAVPLMAVPAGNGAEHD; encoded by the coding sequence GTGAACGGCCAGGCGCCGCGCGGCGGACGCGCGTTCCCGGTCGAGGAGTTCGTGCAGGCGCTCTCGGCGCAGCTGGACCGCGCGCAGGACGGGCTGGCGCTGAAGGCCCGCACCGGGCGGCCGCTGACCTTCGCCATCAAGGACCTGAGCATCGACCTGCGGGTGTTCTGGGAATCGGACGCCGCGGGGCGCGTGCTGGTCCGCCACGCCGGGCCCAACGAGGAAGGCGCCAGCACCGTGCACCTGAACTTCACCACGATCACCAAGGAGATGGTGGAAGAGAACACCTTCTCCCTGGGGATGGACGAGGACCCGCGCGGGCTGCAGGACCTCCCCGGCGAGCAGGGCTTCAGCGAGCAGGACCGGCGCCGGCTGGAGATGATCGGCGTGCGTACGGTGGGCCAGCTGCGGCGCCTCTCGTCCGAGACCGACAGCAAGACGGTGGAGACCTTCGCGGGAGTGCCCATGATGCGCCTGCAGGCGGCGCTGCTGCAGGCCGCCCGCCCCTCCGTGACCGGCGTGGAGCCGGTGCGCCGCAACGGCAAGCAGCTGCTGCGCGTGCGCGGCGCCAACCTCGACAGCGACGAGGCGCTCGAGGTCCGCCTCTCCGGCGAGGCGGTGGAGGTGCTCGAATCGACCCCCACCTCGCTCCTGGTGCGCCCGATGTCGCACCACCGCGAGGGGCGCGTGGAGGTGAGCGTGGGCGGGGCGATGGCGACGGGGTTCTACGACCTGCCGGCGGACTTCCGCGCCCCCGCGGAGCTGCGCGACCCGGGCGCCGCGATCCGGCACGCGGGCGAGACCTTGGCGGTGCCGCTGATGGCGGTGCCCGCCGGAAACGGAGCGGAGCATGATTGA